The Triticum dicoccoides isolate Atlit2015 ecotype Zavitan chromosome 6A, WEW_v2.0, whole genome shotgun sequence genome has a window encoding:
- the LOC119319537 gene encoding histone H2B.1-like: MAPKAEKKPALEKTPAGKKPAAEKRPAAGKTASKEGGEKKGKKKAKKSVETYKIYIFKVLKQVHPDIGISSKAMSIMNSFINDIFEKLAGESAKLARYNKKPTITSREIQTSVRLVLPGELAKHAVSEGTKAVTKFTSS; this comes from the coding sequence ATGGCGCCTAAGGCGGAGAAGAAGCCGGCGCTGGAGAAGACCCCGGCGGGGAAGAAGCCCGCGGCGGAGAAGAGACCCGCGGCCGGGAAGACGGCGTCCAAGGAGGGCggcgagaagaaggggaagaagaaggccaagaagagcgTGGAGACGTACAAGATCTACATCTTCAAGGTGCTCAAGCAGGTGCACCCCGACATCGGCATCTCCTCCAAGGCCATGTCcatcatgaactccttcatcaacgACATCTTCGAGAAGCTCGCCGGCGAGTCCGCCAAGCTGGCCCGCTACAACAAGAAGCCCACCATCACGTCAAGGGAGATCCAGACCTCCGTCCGCCTTGTCCTCCCCGGCGAGCTCGCCAAGCACGCCGTCTCCGAGGGCACCAAGGCCGTCACCAAGTTCACCTCCTCCTAG